In Armatimonadota bacterium, the sequence ACAGGTTGTCTCTGAAAAGTTTTGTATTTGCTAAGGGCTGCTATGCTCGCCATCGATTCTCTGCTCAACGGACACTACCGGATCACAGTTGCGCTCGATGCGTATCCTGATGCCGGGTTGTATCGAGCGATTGATCAGCGCTCTTCGCTGCGGGTGTTGATCACCGCACTGCCGCAGCCGAATCAGGCTGCGGTTGATGATGTTTTGCGGCTGGCACGGGAACTGGCGCAGATACAGATGCCGGGGTTGCTGGCACTGCGCGACTATTTTGTCCTGGATCAGGTGTGTTATCTGGTCGCCGATGATCCTGGTGGTTCAGACCTGGAGCGCTTTGCTCGTGAGCGCGGATCACCATTGTCAGAGAGTGAAACCCTGGCTATCGTTGATCGGTTGTTGATGGTGCTGGATCGGCTGCACCATCACCAGCCGCCGCTCTTGCTGGGTGATCTGCGTACCTGCGATCTCTGGTCGTCACCAGAAGGTGGGTTGAGCCTGGCCCCCTTTGCCTGTGTCCGCCATATTGGGGCTGAGACGACGCCATACCGGGCACCTGAACTGTACGATCACAGTGTTGAGCCGGCACAGGTGAGTGATATTTATGCGATTGGCGCGGTGCTGTACCATCTGCTCACCGGTTGGCCGCCACCACCGGCCAATCAGCGGCAGAGCGGGGTGCCGCTCAATTCGCCGCGTGCGCTCAACCCACAGGTATCGGTGTTGGCCGAACAACTCACGCTGCGTGCTCTGGAGATGAAGCCGGCGAATCGTTACCAGCGGGCAAGCGAGATGCGTAGTGCGCTGGAGACGGTGCGTCTGATGGCGGGCAGGCCGATGGGTGCTACAGCACCGATTGAAACGCCGGTGGTACCATCCGCCGCCATTCCTACCGCACATCCACCACAACCCGCGACGATTGCCACGGCAGCACCGGCCACGACATTACCGCCAGCACCGCCACCAACGACGACGGCAGCACCGGTGGCGGGAGTAGCCGCCCCCACCGCTCCGCCCCGCCCGTTGATCAGTACCTCGTGCCTGCTGGCAATCGTCGGTGGCCTGGCAGTGGTTGCGGTAGGGGTGTGTGTGCTGCTGGCGGTGCTGGTGGGTCTGTACATGACGAATGCTTCGTTGTTTGGCTTACCCGGTAATACGGTCGCAACGCAATCGACTGTTGCGCCTGCGCCGACGACAAATGAAGCGCCGGCGGTTGATTTGTTGCAACAGGTCAACGCGATTACTCAAACGGCGCAACTGCGGGAAGATAGTCTGGGGGCAGCGGCTTACAGTCCTGATGGCTTGCTAGTAGCGGTGGCGGTAGGATCGGCGATTCAGTTGCGCGATGCTTCCTCTTTTCTCGTTCAGGCGACGCTGAGCGGTCACGAGGGCGATGTCAGTTCGCTGGCATTTAGCCCCGATGGGGCAATTCTGGCTTCCGGTGCTCAGGATGACCCGGTGGTACGGCTGTGGGATACCGGTACTGGCCGTGAAATTGCACAACTCCGTGGACACAGCGACTGGATTCGCTCACTGGCGTTTAGCCCCGATGGTCGCTTGCTGGCGTCGGCTAGCGTTGACCAGACGATTCGGATTTGGGAAGTGACAAGCGGGCAGACAACAGCCATCCTGCGTGGTCACACCGATCTCCCCGGCAACGTTGCGTTTAGCCCTGATGGGCAATGGCTGGCTTCAGCCTCACGCGATGGTACGGCCCGGTTGTGGGATGTGAGCAGTGGACAGCAGATTGATGCTTTTAGCTTCAGCGCACCGGTTGATCCCACAACTAACGCCCCCTTCTGGCTGACCGGTATCGCTTTTTCTGGCGATGGCCGCCAAATCGCAGTTGGCTCAGTCAATGGCAATGTCTATCTGCTCGATGCAGCAACCGGCAATGTCCAGCGCGAGTTGCGGGGGCATGATGGTTGGGTAGTAATTCGCGGGGTTGCGTACAGTC encodes:
- a CDS encoding serine/threonine protein kinase: MLAIDSLLNGHYRITVALDAYPDAGLYRAIDQRSSLRVLITALPQPNQAAVDDVLRLARELAQIQMPGLLALRDYFVLDQVCYLVADDPGGSDLERFARERGSPLSESETLAIVDRLLMVLDRLHHHQPPLLLGDLRTCDLWSSPEGGLSLAPFACVRHIGAETTPYRAPELYDHSVEPAQVSDIYAIGAVLYHLLTGWPPPPANQRQSGVPLNSPRALNPQVSVLAEQLTLRALEMKPANRYQRASEMRSALETVRLMAGRPMGATAPIETPVVPSAAIPTAHPPQPATIATAAPATTLPPAPPPTTTAAPVAGVAAPTAPPRPLISTSCLLAIVGGLAVVAVGVCVLLAVLVGLYMTNASLFGLPGNTVATQSTVAPAPTTNEAPAVDLLQQVNAITQTAQLREDSLGAAAYSPDGLLVAVAVGSAIQLRDASSFLVQATLSGHEGDVSSLAFSPDGAILASGAQDDPVVRLWDTGTGREIAQLRGHSDWIRSLAFSPDGRLLASASVDQTIRIWEVTSGQTTAILRGHTDLPGNVAFSPDGQWLASASRDGTARLWDVSSGQQIDAFSFSAPVDPTTNAPFWLTGIAFSGDGRQIAVGSVNGNVYLLDAATGNVQRELRGHDGWVVIRGVAYSPDGRLLASASLDGSVRLWSPTSGAERGVLQQRGLRLLGLSWSPDGTRILSSSDMGGNLVIWDVESTQVLQSFQVTQGVVTGVRYSPDGQRLVASGANGAVRVHMLDSGRTTSLDGGAATAQYIDFIGDAEVVAISEAGEIVTIDLTGSRPNEQLSGMNGFPLNLTVSPDRSMIAVGNEQGEVYLWETSSRQFLRRLSGLSGPIYSLAFSDNGAYLAAVTNQPADAPQIAVWEMARGGQPQILRGHNGPVTSLIFVNNLLLSASSDGLLRVRDVTRNNNEVLQIEVPQNWGWFTSLAVTPDHTLLIAGTISGHLLFYRLDDGTLLREIDLAEYGAVLAVAVTSDGTQLAVSTRDEGILLFDLMPDR